Proteins encoded together in one Benincasa hispida cultivar B227 chromosome 1, ASM972705v1, whole genome shotgun sequence window:
- the LOC120086143 gene encoding uncharacterized protein LOC120086143, translated as MGSDPSLLPEIGPDGLAREAPVIAYTEKIIEEGSLQLRKCIDENLSKIRDVERELANLTMEMKLTSGPKKAALELLRKKIEVSTERVRAAKLKEEQAKKVWEAASKVVQDEEAAKQKLCEDLNHLVQESSNFQLTRLEELKRRMEALNSNRVSTSISHDVKTMGGAQNSRDADSSGVATSTETGAKASENVPNHIARDGAPVINGQNQKPPSETEGRGKKKNQFHGRGKGIGAVPKGRSSADSGWTGSGFDVDGRA; from the exons ATGGGTTCTGATCCCTCTCTTTTGCCTGAGATTGGCCCCGATGGCCTTGCCAGGGAAGCTCCTGTAATTGCCTACACCGAAAAG ATAATCGAGGAAGGGAGTCTTCAATTGAGAAA AtgtattgatgaaaatttatcTAAAATTCGGGATGTTGAACGGGAGTTGGCAAATCTTACAATGGAGATGAAACTCACATCTGGACCAAAAAAAGCAG CACTTGAACTTTTGCGGAAGAAAATAGAAGTGTCAACCGAGAGAGTGCGTGCAGCTAAGTTGAAAGAAGAACAAGCAAAGAAG GTTTGGGAAGCAGCATCAAAGGTAGTGCAGGACGAGGAAGCAGCTAAGCAAAAACTATGTGAAGACTTGAATCATCTG GTTCAAGAAAGCAGTAACTTTCAGTTGACTAGACTAGAAGAACTAAAACGGCGCATGGAAGCTTTGAATTCAAATCGAGTATCAACCTCTATTTCTCAT GATGTCAAGACAATGGGAGGTGCCCAGAATAGCAGAGATGCAGATTCTTCTGGAGTTGCCACATCAACAGAAACAGGTGCAAAAGCAAGTGAAAATGTCCCCAATCACATAGCCAGGGATGGAGCTCCAGTGATAAATGGGCAAAATCAAAAGCCCCCTTCTGAGACAGAAGgaagagggaaaaagaaaaaccagTTTCATGGTAGAGGGAAAGGAATTGGAGCAGTGCCTAAAGGAAGAAGCTCTGCGGACTCTGGCTGGACTGGCTCTGGCTTTGATGTAGATGGTAGGGCGTGA